A single Methanospirillum lacunae DNA region contains:
- the gatC gene encoding Asp-tRNA(Asn)/Glu-tRNA(Gln) amidotransferase subunit GatC: MVNSEDVRKIAKLADIGVDDGEIEEFTSQCSEILTYFEMLDTLPQGKGVDRGLINIFREDEVTDSLSQEEALKNAKETENGYFKAPRVM, encoded by the coding sequence ATGGTAAATTCAGAAGACGTCAGAAAGATTGCTAAACTTGCCGACATCGGAGTTGATGACGGCGAAATTGAAGAGTTTACATCCCAGTGCTCAGAAATTCTCACATACTTCGAGATGCTTGATACCCTCCCTCAGGGAAAAGGAGTAGATCGTGGTCTCATCAATATTTTCAGAGAAGATGAGGTCACAGATTCTTTGAGCCAGGAAGAAGCACTCAAAAATGCAAAGGAAACCGAAAACGGTTATTTCAAGGCACCGAGGGTGATGTAA
- the gatA gene encoding Asp-tRNA(Asn)/Glu-tRNA(Gln) amidotransferase subunit GatA gives MSKKLTFSISDTINAFITTIPEIEYTDGNLSGTTVAIKDNISTKGIETTCASKILRGYIPPYDAHVVSLLKSAGAAIVGKTNMDEFGMGTTTENSAFGPTLNPCDNNRVPGGSSGGSAAAIAAGYCDMALGSDTGGSIRCPAAFCGIVGLKPSYGRVSRYGLIAYANSLEQIGPMAKDVTGVSRLFSVIAGHDKRDSTSVDRPYTHTPDPSIKGLRIGLPSEFFGEGVDPKVADTVKQAISTLEKAGAEAVPCSMPSMSHALAAYYVICTSEASSNLARFDGIRYGPGGDLRKSWHEEFSDRRQERFGKEVRRRIILGTFSLAAGYFGRYYQKAQTARQMVRDDFTRLFKEVDLVAGPTMPSIAFKLKEKSDPLQMYLSDILTVPANLAGVPAISVPCGKVDGMPVGLQLIGKHFEDEKVIDAAFAYEQEAA, from the coding sequence ATGTCAAAAAAACTCACCTTCTCAATTTCTGATACCATCAATGCCTTCATCACCACCATTCCGGAAATTGAATACACTGACGGGAATCTGAGCGGAACAACCGTAGCAATAAAAGACAATATTTCAACGAAAGGAATAGAGACAACCTGCGCCTCAAAAATTTTGAGAGGATATATCCCACCCTATGATGCTCATGTAGTATCGCTTCTTAAATCAGCAGGAGCTGCCATCGTAGGCAAGACAAATATGGATGAATTTGGGATGGGCACAACGACTGAGAATAGTGCCTTTGGTCCCACACTCAACCCATGTGACAATAACAGGGTACCTGGCGGTTCATCAGGAGGCTCTGCAGCAGCGATAGCGGCCGGGTACTGTGATATGGCACTAGGTTCAGATACTGGTGGTTCAATCAGGTGTCCAGCTGCGTTTTGTGGAATAGTCGGCCTGAAACCAAGTTATGGAAGAGTCTCCCGGTACGGACTTATTGCATATGCAAATTCTCTTGAACAGATTGGCCCAATGGCAAAGGATGTCACCGGAGTATCACGTCTCTTCTCAGTAATTGCCGGACATGACAAACGGGATTCAACCTCGGTAGACAGACCTTACACCCATACACCGGACCCTTCAATCAAAGGTCTTCGTATCGGTCTTCCATCCGAGTTTTTTGGTGAAGGAGTCGATCCTAAAGTTGCTGATACGGTCAAACAGGCAATATCTACTCTCGAAAAAGCCGGTGCAGAGGCTGTACCCTGCTCCATGCCATCTATGAGTCATGCCCTGGCGGCCTACTATGTTATCTGTACCAGTGAAGCCTCGTCAAACCTTGCACGATTTGATGGGATTAGATATGGTCCGGGTGGAGATCTTCGAAAGAGTTGGCATGAAGAATTTTCTGATAGAAGACAGGAACGGTTTGGAAAGGAAGTTAGAAGAAGAATAATTCTTGGAACTTTTTCTCTCGCAGCCGGATACTTTGGAAGATATTACCAGAAGGCACAGACCGCCAGACAGATGGTTCGTGATGATTTTACAAGGCTATTCAAGGAAGTGGATCTTGTTGCAGGTCCAACGATGCCATCTATCGCTTTCAAACTAAAAGAAAAGTCAGACCCTCTGCAAATGTACCTTTCAGATATTCTGACTGTGCCAGCGAATCTTGCGGGCGTTCCAGCCATATCAGTACCCTGTGGAAAGGTTGATGGTATGCCTGTTGGACTCCAGCTCATTGGAAAGCACTTCGAGGACGAGAAAGTTATTGATGCTGCATTTGCATACGAGCAGGAGGCAGCCTGA